One window of Phoenix dactylifera cultivar Barhee BC4 chromosome 5, palm_55x_up_171113_PBpolish2nd_filt_p, whole genome shotgun sequence genomic DNA carries:
- the LOC103717103 gene encoding uncharacterized protein LOC103717103, with amino-acid sequence MPYAIRDATIPQQEESLDLQECLISRALLFDDSPGKSEISDASTMSSSLTCRGSESSSNPEKSPEDDDISSIRSLQVGASIEEDDGEDIVEDEEETYDEEAEEDVVDEEDGEVFNNLCEGLSKMSVQEVVRLPEFTGKHTRFIYNSDDEIEGQEAEVGAGEGCFAECFGTEGASCT; translated from the exons ATGCCTTATGCTATTAGAGATGCCACAATTCCTCAGCAG GAGGAATCTCTCGATTTGCAAGAGTGTCTGATTAGCCGAGCATTGCTATTTGATGACTCCCCTGGGAAGTCAGAAATATCCGATGCTTCGACGATGTCGTCGTCTCTAACTTGCCGAGGGAGTGAAAGCAGCAGTAACCCAGAGAAATCACCCGAGGATGATGACATCTCTTCTATCCGGTCCCTTCAGGTCGGTGCAAGTATTGAAGAGGACGACGGCGAAGATATCGTGGAAGACGAAGAGGAAACCTACGACGAGGAAGCCGAAGAAGATGTTGTTGATGAAGAAGACGGTGAGGTTTTCAACAATTTGTGTGAAGGTCTGAGCAAGATGTCGGTGCAGGAGGTGGTGAGATTGCCTGAGTTCACTGGCAAGCACACACGGTTCATCTACAACAGCGACGACGAGATCGAAGGTCAAGAAGCGGAAGTCGGCGCAGGAGAAGGCTGTTTCGCCGAATGTTTTGGTACTGAGGGGGCTTCCTGCACCTGA